Proteins from a genomic interval of Nocardioides jishulii:
- a CDS encoding RidA family protein, which yields MTLNAIKPAEFPWFPYEGFTFCLGLTEGDHAWTSGHTSARQDEALGKMTVNGTMTEQAEIAYAKTLAILEAAGFSADDVTRVTENVTRAGMHAYEEQAAVRRRIYGDRPTVRTVAVERLVRRNAWLEVELHATKGGGKTLVATSSEPQAGTFRPSAITEGAHGVVYLPTVVPIDENGEVVFPGDFVAQYRYILEKAGEMLESVGLTLGHAVTTFDYSTPETRDVYRKTHWVRKELLGQNKNGVFPGAGGILMSELHAPGVMVAMDVTASRHELELVNPGWSRYDTLTYAPGIKAGRMLFMSGFASLDMESQQALHDGDLGKQAEVTFGAILHLLESEGLTAADLLETTEYCVESYVGDYKAVAEVRERLLCAPWPASTGALCHSLLRPEFGLEVFPTALYPEDHPRITGATEA from the coding sequence ATGACCCTCAACGCCATCAAGCCCGCCGAGTTCCCGTGGTTCCCCTACGAGGGCTTCACCTTCTGCCTCGGTCTCACCGAGGGTGACCACGCCTGGACCTCAGGCCACACCTCGGCCCGTCAGGACGAGGCCCTGGGCAAGATGACCGTCAACGGCACGATGACCGAGCAGGCGGAGATCGCCTACGCCAAGACTCTCGCCATCCTCGAGGCCGCCGGGTTCAGCGCCGACGACGTCACCCGCGTCACGGAGAACGTGACCAGGGCGGGGATGCACGCCTACGAGGAGCAGGCAGCCGTGCGCCGCCGCATCTACGGCGACCGTCCGACGGTCCGCACCGTCGCGGTGGAGCGCCTCGTCCGCCGCAACGCCTGGCTCGAGGTCGAGCTGCACGCCACCAAGGGTGGCGGCAAGACCCTGGTCGCGACCTCGTCGGAGCCGCAGGCCGGCACGTTCCGCCCCTCCGCGATCACCGAGGGTGCGCACGGCGTCGTCTACCTGCCCACCGTCGTGCCGATCGACGAGAACGGTGAGGTCGTCTTCCCCGGTGACTTCGTCGCGCAGTACCGCTACATCCTCGAGAAGGCGGGCGAGATGCTGGAGTCGGTGGGCCTGACGTTGGGCCACGCCGTCACCACGTTCGACTACTCGACTCCGGAGACGCGCGACGTCTACCGCAAGACGCACTGGGTCCGCAAGGAGCTCCTGGGCCAGAACAAGAACGGCGTCTTTCCCGGCGCCGGCGGCATCCTGATGAGCGAGCTCCACGCCCCCGGCGTGATGGTCGCCATGGACGTCACCGCCTCGCGCCACGAGCTCGAGCTCGTCAACCCGGGCTGGAGCCGTTACGACACGCTCACCTACGCCCCGGGCATCAAGGCTGGTCGCATGCTCTTCATGTCCGGCTTCGCCTCGCTCGACATGGAGTCGCAGCAGGCGCTGCACGACGGCGACCTCGGCAAGCAGGCCGAAGTGACCTTCGGCGCGATCCTGCACCTGCTGGAGTCGGAGGGCCTCACCGCCGCCGACCTGCTCGAGACCACGGAGTACTGCGTCGAGTCCTACGTGGGCGACTACAAGGCCGTGGCCGAGGTGCGCGAGCGCCTGCTGTGCGCTCCTTGGCCCGCCTCCACCGGCGCCCTGTGCCACTCGCTGCTGCGCCCGGAGTTCGGCCTGGAGGTCTTCCCGACCGCGCTCTACCCCGAGGACCACCCGCGCATCACCGGCGCCACCGAGGCCTGA
- a CDS encoding FAS1-like dehydratase domain-containing protein, with translation MSLLTPEIAALEGTKRVYTAPEPFGGAAGRYFGLAVGDHNPLYSDPAYARAQGLADVTAPLTLITETNQYAALPMDEEGYAGHTWGLNVPNTRQVRGGNSYTFHRRLRPTDVVTATWSIDKVSTKVNKAGAEMLLVNSSATYTNQDGEVLAENAETIIFVELAPAPKEAQA, from the coding sequence ATGAGCCTGCTCACCCCCGAGATTGCCGCACTGGAGGGCACGAAGCGCGTCTACACCGCGCCCGAGCCCTTCGGGGGCGCGGCCGGTCGCTACTTCGGCCTGGCCGTCGGCGACCACAACCCGCTCTACTCCGACCCCGCGTACGCCCGCGCCCAGGGCCTGGCGGACGTCACCGCCCCGTTGACGCTGATCACGGAGACCAACCAGTACGCCGCCCTCCCGATGGACGAGGAAGGCTACGCCGGCCACACGTGGGGCCTGAACGTGCCGAACACGCGCCAGGTGCGCGGCGGCAACTCCTACACCTTCCACCGTCGCCTCCGGCCCACCGACGTGGTGACCGCGACCTGGTCGATCGACAAGGTCTCGACCAAGGTCAACAAGGCCGGTGCTGAGATGCTGCTGGTGAACTCCAGCGCCACCTACACCAACCAGGACGGTGAGGTGCTGGCGGAGAACGCGGAGACCATCATTTTTGTCGAGCTGGCCCCCGCCCCGAAGGAGGCACAGGCATGA
- a CDS encoding MaoC/PaaZ C-terminal domain-containing protein: MTWTDAYPTEFVDHASIAVGDTVPQLERTITLTDMVAYAGATWDWHKLHYDMDYVAEKKLPGPIVDGQVYGALLVEMLQDWLGPQSFVHKLDFAFRNLVFAGETLRCSGEVTEVAEDRITVSMQVVVVDAEGNDGRAAAAPCSAVVLLGTPDGPGASA; this comes from the coding sequence ATGACCTGGACCGACGCGTACCCGACGGAGTTCGTCGACCACGCCTCCATCGCCGTCGGCGACACCGTGCCGCAGCTGGAGCGCACCATCACGCTGACCGACATGGTGGCCTACGCGGGCGCCACGTGGGACTGGCACAAGCTCCACTACGACATGGACTACGTCGCCGAGAAGAAGCTGCCCGGCCCGATCGTCGACGGCCAGGTCTACGGTGCCCTGCTGGTCGAGATGCTCCAGGACTGGCTCGGCCCGCAGTCCTTCGTGCACAAGCTCGACTTCGCCTTCCGCAACCTGGTCTTCGCCGGCGAGACGCTGCGCTGCTCGGGCGAGGTCACCGAGGTGGCTGAGGACCGGATCACCGTCTCCATGCAGGTGGTCGTGGTCGACGCCGAGGGCAACGACGGGCGAGCGGCGGCAGCTCCCTGCAGCGCCGTGGTCCTGCTCGGCACCCCTGACGGTCCGGGAGCCAGCGCATGA
- a CDS encoding acetyl-CoA acetyltransferase encodes MSTGVAIVGAAECDLGVTEKSILTLQTQAVTRALADAGLTLADVDGIATNNISRFSATQLADYLGVVPTWTESTFAGGSAFEMYVARAVQAIEAGQASVVVISFASNQRSARSRKMGGVHEAWIPEAQFEEPYDMLYPLSYYAMAAQSYMHRYGGTHEQLAEIAVAAREWALLNPKAFRHGKGSLTAADITGSTPVSSPLTVGDCCLVTDGGGAIVLTSLERARSLKQKPVQVLGYGERTTNTSFTAVADLSVPGARGAAKDAFARAGITIADVDVTEVYDSFTITAALSLEALGHCGEGEALEFIQDGRLRPGGALPFNTNGGGLSYCHPGQYGILLLIEAVRQLRGECGERQVADAEVAVAHGTGGILSTHATVVLGADR; translated from the coding sequence ATGAGCACCGGCGTCGCGATCGTCGGCGCCGCCGAGTGCGACCTCGGGGTGACCGAGAAGTCCATCCTGACGCTGCAGACCCAAGCCGTCACCCGTGCCCTGGCTGACGCCGGCCTCACGCTGGCCGACGTCGACGGCATCGCGACCAACAACATCTCGCGGTTCTCCGCCACCCAGCTGGCCGACTACCTGGGCGTCGTGCCGACGTGGACGGAGTCGACCTTCGCCGGTGGCTCCGCCTTCGAGATGTACGTCGCGCGCGCCGTCCAGGCGATCGAGGCCGGACAGGCGTCGGTCGTCGTGATCTCGTTCGCGTCCAACCAGCGTTCGGCGAGGTCGCGCAAGATGGGCGGCGTCCACGAGGCGTGGATCCCCGAGGCGCAGTTCGAAGAGCCCTACGACATGCTCTACCCGCTGTCGTACTACGCGATGGCCGCGCAGAGCTACATGCACCGTTACGGCGGGACGCACGAGCAGCTCGCCGAGATCGCGGTGGCGGCCCGGGAGTGGGCCCTGCTCAACCCGAAGGCGTTCCGCCACGGCAAGGGGTCGCTGACGGCCGCGGACATCACCGGGTCGACGCCGGTCTCCTCCCCGTTGACGGTGGGGGACTGCTGCCTGGTCACCGACGGCGGCGGCGCCATCGTCCTGACCTCGTTGGAGCGCGCTCGCAGCCTCAAGCAGAAGCCGGTCCAGGTGCTCGGCTACGGGGAGCGCACCACGAACACCTCGTTCACTGCCGTCGCCGACCTCTCGGTGCCCGGTGCCCGTGGTGCGGCGAAGGACGCCTTCGCCCGGGCTGGCATCACGATCGCCGACGTCGACGTCACCGAGGTCTACGACTCGTTCACCATCACCGCCGCCCTGAGCCTGGAGGCGCTGGGCCACTGCGGTGAGGGGGAGGCTCTGGAGTTCATCCAGGACGGTCGACTTCGCCCCGGGGGAGCCCTGCCGTTCAACACCAACGGCGGGGGACTGTCGTACTGCCACCCCGGTCAGTACGGGATCCTCCTGCTCATCGAGGCGGTCCGTCAGCTGCGCGGCGAGTGCGGCGAACGGCAGGTCGCCGACGCCGAGGTCGCCGTGGCCCATGGCACCGGCGGGATCCTCTCCACCCACGCCACCGTCGTCCTGGGAGCTGACCGATGA
- a CDS encoding Zn-ribbon domain-containing OB-fold protein — translation MTDHTAPWVPGTVPPADEVSAAFWDATREHRYTVQTCSACQHVQYPPKALCTGCMSMDHLTQVASTGAGTVDTFTVVHRAPRPDLEVPYTVARVRLTEGPVVLTRLEPAVPGESGWTIGDEVVLDWADLPDGRALPFHRRA, via the coding sequence ATGACCGATCACACTGCCCCCTGGGTGCCCGGGACCGTGCCGCCTGCCGACGAGGTCTCGGCCGCGTTCTGGGACGCCACGCGCGAGCACCGCTACACCGTGCAGACGTGCTCGGCGTGCCAGCACGTGCAGTACCCACCGAAGGCGCTCTGCACGGGCTGCATGTCGATGGACCACCTCACCCAGGTGGCCTCCACCGGAGCTGGCACGGTGGACACCTTCACCGTCGTCCACCGCGCTCCGCGCCCTGACCTCGAGGTTCCCTACACGGTTGCCCGCGTACGCCTGACCGAGGGCCCCGTCGTCCTCACCCGGCTGGAGCCCGCCGTGCCGGGTGAGTCCGGCTGGACGATCGGAGACGAGGTCGTCCTCGACTGGGCCGACCTGCCCGACGGTCGCGCCCTCCCGTTCCACCGCCGGGCCTGA
- a CDS encoding acyl-CoA dehydrogenase family protein, protein MDFTFNEDQREFKALLRQFVDNEIKPVAREWEQAGRYPTEIVEGMKEMGLFGITVPEEYGGLDLDPVSFGLVFEEIARGWMGIAGILGSHSLACRLIAMHGTEEQKSKYLPDLATGKRRTGIGLTEPDAGTDLQGIRTTARLEGEGDDAYYVVNGSKMWITNARYADPLPVLVKTDPSASPAHKGMSVLLIEAGTPGFEVTKDIPKLGYKGTESCEILLDNVKVPVSQLVGGIEGKGMQQVLSALEWGRVNIAARSVGIAQRAYEEALAYSQERKAFGKAISEFQLVAAKIGELGTQVQAARLMAYWAADAVKNGRADGATGMAKIFCSEVALQASIDSLKVHGGYGYSTEFEVERLYRDSILMSIGEGTNDILRTVVAKSLLKGETKVG, encoded by the coding sequence GTGGACTTCACGTTCAACGAGGACCAGCGCGAGTTCAAGGCGCTGCTCCGCCAGTTCGTCGACAACGAGATCAAGCCGGTCGCCCGTGAGTGGGAGCAGGCAGGGCGGTACCCGACCGAGATCGTCGAGGGCATGAAGGAGATGGGCCTCTTCGGCATCACCGTGCCCGAGGAGTACGGCGGCCTCGACCTCGACCCGGTCTCCTTCGGACTCGTCTTCGAGGAGATCGCTCGCGGCTGGATGGGAATCGCCGGCATCCTCGGCTCGCACTCCCTGGCGTGCCGTCTCATCGCCATGCACGGCACCGAGGAGCAGAAGAGCAAGTACCTGCCCGACCTCGCCACCGGCAAGCGTCGTACCGGCATCGGTCTCACCGAGCCTGACGCCGGCACCGACCTCCAGGGCATCCGCACCACGGCCCGCCTGGAGGGCGAGGGCGACGACGCGTACTACGTCGTCAACGGCTCCAAGATGTGGATCACCAACGCCCGCTACGCCGACCCGCTGCCGGTCCTGGTCAAGACCGACCCGTCGGCCTCGCCGGCCCACAAGGGCATGTCCGTCCTCCTGATCGAGGCAGGCACCCCGGGCTTCGAGGTCACCAAGGACATCCCGAAGCTCGGCTACAAGGGCACCGAGTCCTGCGAGATCCTCCTCGACAACGTCAAGGTGCCGGTGAGCCAGCTCGTCGGCGGCATCGAGGGCAAGGGCATGCAGCAGGTGCTCTCCGCCCTGGAGTGGGGCCGCGTCAACATCGCTGCGCGCTCGGTGGGCATCGCCCAGCGCGCCTACGAGGAGGCGTTGGCCTACTCCCAGGAGCGCAAGGCGTTCGGCAAGGCCATCTCGGAGTTCCAGCTCGTGGCCGCCAAGATCGGCGAGCTCGGCACCCAGGTCCAGGCCGCGCGCCTGATGGCCTACTGGGCCGCGGACGCCGTCAAGAACGGTCGCGCCGACGGTGCCACCGGCATGGCCAAGATCTTCTGCTCCGAGGTGGCGCTCCAGGCCTCGATCGACTCGCTCAAGGTGCACGGCGGCTACGGCTACTCGACCGAGTTCGAGGTCGAGCGCCTCTACCGTGACTCCATCCTGATGAGCATCGGTGAGGGCACCAACGACATCCTCCGCACCGTGGTGGCCAAGTCCCTGCTCAAGGGCGAGACGAAGGTCGGCTGA
- a CDS encoding HpcH/HpaI aldolase/citrate lyase family protein: MLSRSALYVPGDAPDKLRKALDRGADELIVDLEDAVAPANKALARDVVFAWLDGIEKTDVKIWVRINPGADRFLDVDAIAECEELEGFVVAKTETAAELVELDARLTELGSAAKVVPLLESAGAVLAAREIAAAPRVERLQIGEADLRADVGIEPGVDERELLFSRSYVVFASSAAGIQPPIAPVSTEFRDLDAYRASTEALARMGFVGRACIHPAQAAVANEVFTPSEEKVAWAREVLDALEAAEQSGSGVAVDSRGRMLDEAVARQARLVLARVR, encoded by the coding sequence ATGCTCTCTCGTTCCGCGCTGTACGTCCCCGGTGACGCCCCGGACAAGCTCCGCAAGGCCCTCGACCGTGGTGCCGACGAGCTGATCGTCGACCTCGAGGACGCGGTGGCGCCTGCCAACAAGGCGCTGGCCCGCGACGTGGTCTTCGCCTGGCTCGACGGCATCGAGAAGACCGACGTCAAGATCTGGGTCCGGATCAACCCCGGAGCCGACCGGTTCCTCGACGTCGACGCGATTGCCGAGTGCGAGGAGCTGGAGGGGTTCGTCGTCGCGAAGACCGAGACGGCCGCCGAGCTCGTGGAGCTCGACGCTCGTCTGACGGAGCTCGGCTCCGCGGCCAAGGTGGTGCCCCTGCTGGAGTCGGCCGGTGCGGTGCTCGCCGCCCGCGAGATCGCCGCCGCTCCGCGCGTCGAGCGTCTGCAGATCGGTGAGGCAGACCTCCGTGCCGACGTGGGGATCGAGCCCGGGGTCGACGAGCGCGAGCTGCTCTTCTCACGGTCGTACGTCGTCTTCGCTTCGTCCGCGGCCGGGATCCAGCCGCCGATCGCACCGGTCTCGACCGAGTTCCGCGACCTCGACGCCTACCGTGCCTCGACCGAGGCGCTGGCCCGGATGGGCTTCGTCGGACGCGCCTGCATCCACCCGGCGCAGGCAGCGGTCGCCAACGAGGTCTTCACGCCGTCGGAGGAAAAGGTGGCGTGGGCCCGCGAGGTGCTCGACGCGCTCGAGGCCGCTGAGCAGTCGGGCTCCGGCGTCGCGGTCGACTCCCGCGGTCGGATGCTGGACGAGGCCGTGGCGCGCCAGGCCCGCCTGGTGCTGGCCAGGGTGCGCTGA
- the thrS gene encoding threonine--tRNA ligase, whose translation MSDIKVVRVHADEREERTTATGTKAWELFTDAGDVIAARVNGELKDLSYVLVDGDVVEAVEMASADGRDILRHSTAHVLAQAVQQLWPEAKLGIGPPIKDGFYYDFDVETPFVPEDLVKLESAMRKIIKENQRFERRVTTDADALAELADEPYKVELIGLKGAGAEAASMGEGASAEVGAGELTIYDNVNRKGEVAWSDLCRGPHLPTTKRIPAFKLMRTASAYWRGDEKNKQLQRIYGTAWESKEALEDHLHRLEEAERRDHRKLGRELDLFSFPDELGSGLPVFHPKGGVLKRVMEDYVRQRHIEEGFDYVGTPHISKDGLFHTSGHLPHYAETMFPPMEFEGSNYQLKAMNCPMHNLIYRSRGRSYRELPLRLFEFGSVYRYEKSGVIHGLTRVRGFAQDDSHSYCTPEQAPEEVKHLLDFMLSVLRDFGLDDFYLELSTRDPESDKFIGSEEQWAIATQVLEDVAKESGLDLVPDPGGAAFYGPKISVQAKDAIGRTWQMGTVQYDFNQPARFELAYQAADGSRQEPVMIHSAKFGSIERFIGVLVEHYAGVFPPWLAPVQVVGIPIAERHDDYLKGIVAQLKAAGLRAEVDLSDDRMQKKIRNAQLQKVPFMVIAGDADVEAGAVSFRYRDGRQDNGVPVAEAIERIKAAVDSREQV comes from the coding sequence GTGTCCGACATCAAGGTCGTCCGAGTCCACGCCGATGAGCGCGAGGAACGGACCACCGCCACGGGCACCAAGGCCTGGGAGCTGTTCACCGACGCCGGTGACGTCATCGCCGCCCGCGTCAACGGTGAGCTCAAGGACCTCTCGTACGTCCTCGTCGACGGCGACGTCGTGGAGGCCGTCGAGATGGCCTCCGCCGACGGGCGTGACATCCTGCGCCACTCCACCGCCCACGTGCTCGCCCAGGCCGTGCAGCAGCTGTGGCCCGAGGCCAAGCTCGGGATCGGTCCGCCGATCAAGGACGGCTTCTACTACGACTTCGACGTCGAGACCCCCTTCGTCCCCGAGGACCTGGTCAAGCTCGAGTCCGCGATGCGCAAGATCATCAAGGAGAACCAGCGCTTCGAACGCCGCGTCACCACCGACGCCGACGCGTTGGCCGAGCTGGCCGACGAGCCCTACAAGGTCGAGCTGATCGGCCTCAAGGGAGCGGGCGCCGAGGCTGCGTCGATGGGCGAGGGCGCCTCCGCCGAGGTCGGTGCCGGCGAGCTCACCATCTACGACAACGTCAACCGCAAGGGTGAGGTGGCCTGGTCCGACCTCTGCCGCGGGCCCCACCTGCCGACCACGAAGCGCATCCCCGCCTTCAAGCTGATGCGCACGGCATCGGCCTACTGGCGCGGCGACGAGAAGAACAAGCAGCTCCAGCGCATCTACGGCACCGCCTGGGAGTCCAAGGAGGCCTTGGAGGACCACCTGCACCGCCTCGAGGAGGCCGAGCGCCGCGACCACCGCAAGCTGGGCCGTGAGCTGGACCTCTTCTCCTTCCCCGACGAGCTGGGCTCCGGCCTGCCGGTCTTCCACCCCAAGGGCGGCGTCCTGAAGCGGGTGATGGAGGACTACGTCCGCCAGCGCCACATCGAGGAGGGCTTCGACTACGTCGGCACCCCGCACATCTCGAAGGACGGGCTCTTCCACACCTCCGGCCACCTGCCGCACTACGCCGAGACGATGTTCCCGCCCATGGAGTTCGAGGGATCGAACTACCAGCTCAAGGCGATGAACTGCCCCATGCACAACCTGATCTACCGCAGCCGCGGGCGTTCGTACCGCGAGCTTCCGCTGCGACTCTTCGAGTTCGGCTCGGTCTACCGCTACGAGAAGTCGGGCGTGATCCACGGTCTGACCCGCGTACGCGGCTTCGCCCAGGACGACTCGCACTCGTACTGCACCCCGGAGCAGGCTCCGGAGGAGGTCAAGCACCTGCTCGACTTCATGCTCAGCGTGCTGCGCGACTTCGGCCTCGACGACTTCTACCTCGAGCTCTCCACCCGCGACCCCGAGAGCGACAAGTTCATCGGCTCCGAGGAGCAGTGGGCGATCGCCACCCAGGTCCTCGAGGACGTGGCGAAGGAGTCCGGCCTCGACCTCGTGCCCGACCCGGGCGGTGCCGCGTTCTACGGTCCGAAGATCTCCGTCCAGGCCAAGGACGCCATCGGGCGTACGTGGCAGATGGGCACCGTGCAGTACGACTTCAACCAGCCCGCGCGCTTCGAGCTCGCCTACCAGGCCGCTGACGGGAGCCGTCAGGAGCCGGTGATGATCCACTCGGCCAAGTTCGGCTCGATCGAGCGGTTCATCGGCGTGCTCGTCGAGCACTACGCCGGCGTCTTCCCGCCGTGGCTCGCGCCCGTCCAGGTCGTCGGCATCCCGATCGCCGAGCGCCACGACGACTACCTCAAGGGGATCGTGGCCCAGCTCAAGGCTGCTGGGCTGCGCGCCGAGGTGGACCTCTCCGACGACCGGATGCAGAAGAAGATCCGCAACGCCCAGCTGCAGAAGGTGCCCTTCATGGTCATCGCCGGAGACGCCGACGTGGAGGCGGGCGCGGTCTCCTTCCGCTACCGCGACGGTCGTCAGGACAACGGCGTGCCGGTGGCCGAGGCCATCGAACGCATCAAGGCGGCGGTCGACAGCCGGGAGCAGGTCTGA
- a CDS encoding HIT family protein, whose product MEQQGIGEADGLQRLWTPYRMAYIRKEAAAKAEGTQECPFCTIPDGDDREGLIIARGEHCYAVLNLHPYNPGHLMVIPFRHVAELEDLTPQESAELMSMTQSAVRAVKTVSQPRGLNIGLNLGSAAGGSLASHLHQHVVPRWVGDANFITVTGNTKVIPALLADTRDMLAEAWQ is encoded by the coding sequence ATGGAGCAGCAGGGGATCGGTGAGGCCGACGGCCTCCAGCGGTTGTGGACGCCCTACCGCATGGCCTACATCCGCAAGGAGGCGGCCGCGAAGGCCGAGGGCACCCAGGAGTGTCCCTTCTGCACGATCCCTGACGGGGATGACCGCGAGGGGTTGATCATCGCCCGGGGGGAGCACTGCTACGCCGTGCTCAACCTGCACCCCTACAACCCCGGCCACCTCATGGTCATCCCGTTCCGCCACGTGGCGGAGCTGGAGGACCTGACGCCCCAGGAGTCGGCCGAGCTGATGAGCATGACCCAGTCGGCGGTGCGTGCGGTCAAGACCGTGAGCCAGCCGCGCGGTCTCAACATCGGGCTCAACCTCGGCTCTGCGGCGGGTGGCTCCCTGGCCTCGCACCTGCACCAGCACGTCGTCCCGCGGTGGGTGGGCGACGCCAACTTCATCACCGTCACCGGCAACACGAAGGTGATCCCCGCACTCCTCGCCGACACCCGCGACATGTTGGCCGAGGCCTGGCAGTGA
- a CDS encoding inositol monophosphatase family protein — MSPGQDPDAALARELVEGAARLAGSYFRQGVSARAKSNPTDLVTVADAEAEAYVVSQLAAHRPLDGVLGEEGAARAGTSGRSWVIDPVDGTYNFVRGAEWWCSALALVHGDDLLLGAVHDPAHGQTLVGGPGRGVRVTSSVGEEGAGAARLEPLGDRSLSQACAATYLHPPFFGTEVGDAWQRVVQRVGTYRLHGSGSLDLAAIAQGRLDLFLHHSVPAWDRLPGQALVEALGGTTRTVEAAGVEWFVAGVPTAVAEACERLADR, encoded by the coding sequence GTGAGTCCCGGCCAGGATCCCGACGCTGCACTGGCGCGGGAACTGGTCGAGGGAGCGGCGCGACTGGCCGGGTCGTACTTCCGCCAGGGGGTCTCCGCCCGCGCCAAGTCCAACCCCACCGACCTGGTGACGGTCGCGGACGCGGAGGCGGAGGCGTACGTCGTCTCGCAGCTCGCTGCGCACCGTCCGCTCGACGGGGTGCTGGGGGAGGAGGGCGCGGCCCGCGCGGGGACCTCGGGCCGCAGCTGGGTCATCGATCCTGTCGACGGGACCTACAACTTCGTCCGCGGTGCCGAGTGGTGGTGCTCGGCACTCGCCCTGGTCCACGGCGACGACCTGCTCCTGGGCGCGGTGCACGACCCCGCGCACGGCCAGACCTTGGTGGGCGGCCCCGGGAGGGGTGTGCGTGTCACCTCCAGCGTGGGTGAAGAGGGCGCGGGCGCCGCACGCCTGGAGCCCCTGGGCGACCGGTCCCTGTCCCAGGCGTGCGCCGCGACCTACCTGCACCCGCCGTTCTTCGGCACCGAGGTCGGGGACGCGTGGCAACGGGTCGTGCAGCGCGTGGGCACCTACCGGCTCCACGGATCCGGCTCGCTCGATCTGGCGGCGATCGCGCAGGGACGTCTTGACCTCTTCCTGCACCACAGTGTCCCCGCATGGGACCGGCTGCCTGGCCAGGCGCTCGTCGAGGCGCTCGGGGGCACGACGCGTACGGTCGAGGCCGCCGGGGTGGAGTGGTTCGTCGCCGGGGTGCCGACTGCCGTGGCCGAGGCTTGCGAGCGGTTGGCGGACCGCTAG
- the pgsA gene encoding phosphatidylinositol phosphate synthase yields the protein MLEHLRGLMTKVLIAPIARLLLRLGLGPDAITVIGTVLTCASALWLVPQGHLMIALVLVTVFALFDLLDGTMARLSGRTSAFGAFLDSTLDRVADAVVFGSVMLYFAGPGDSLFGQAMALWCLVTGVSTSYARARAESVGFTARVGIMERADRLVLLGLAAIAAEVAGDPLVFAWGLALLGALSTVTVLQRILSVRRQALDVSSAPG from the coding sequence ATGTTGGAACACCTCCGCGGCCTCATGACGAAGGTCCTCATCGCGCCCATCGCCCGCCTGCTGCTGCGCCTCGGGCTCGGTCCCGACGCCATCACCGTGATCGGGACGGTGCTCACCTGCGCCTCCGCCCTCTGGTTGGTCCCGCAGGGTCACCTGATGATCGCCCTGGTGCTGGTCACGGTCTTCGCCCTCTTCGACCTGCTCGACGGCACGATGGCCCGGCTCAGCGGCCGCACCAGCGCGTTCGGTGCCTTCCTGGACTCGACCCTCGACCGGGTGGCTGACGCCGTCGTGTTCGGCTCGGTGATGCTCTACTTCGCTGGGCCGGGCGACTCGCTCTTCGGTCAGGCGATGGCCCTGTGGTGCCTGGTCACCGGTGTCTCGACCTCGTACGCCCGAGCCCGGGCCGAGTCCGTCGGGTTCACCGCACGGGTCGGGATCATGGAGCGGGCCGACAGGCTGGTCCTGCTGGGTCTCGCCGCGATCGCGGCCGAGGTCGCCGGAGACCCGCTGGTCTTCGCGTGGGGCCTGGCCCTGCTGGGCGCGCTGAGCACCGTGACGGTGCTGCAGCGGATCCTGAGCGTGCGCCGCCAGGCGCTCGACGTGTCCAGCGCTCCGGGCTGA
- a CDS encoding spermidine synthase has translation MGDPLGGAEIVPTERHSALVLRLDGQAQSYVDLDDPTFLAFDYVRRLGDVLDGFAQPGHTVRIVHVGGAGLTLPRYVAATRPRSAQVVLEPDVALTEMVRAELPLPPRSGIKVRPQDGRTGVAGLRSDSVDLVLVDAFAGGRVPGDLATAEFFADAGRVLAPGGLLLLNLADRAPFTWTRRVLAGVLTTFVTASVHLEAATRRGRRAGNVLVVAGEDAATVDRVTAHLRTRPSDFEVVAGAQVGATFGGGRAFTDADTEPSPRPGEA, from the coding sequence GTGGGCGACCCGCTCGGCGGCGCCGAGATCGTCCCCACCGAGCGGCACTCGGCGCTCGTGCTGCGCCTCGACGGCCAGGCACAGTCCTACGTCGACCTGGACGACCCGACGTTCCTCGCCTTCGACTACGTACGCCGACTCGGCGACGTGCTGGACGGGTTCGCCCAGCCCGGGCACACGGTGCGGATCGTCCACGTCGGTGGGGCAGGGCTGACGCTCCCGCGCTACGTGGCCGCCACCCGGCCGCGCTCCGCGCAGGTCGTCCTGGAGCCCGACGTGGCGCTGACCGAGATGGTCCGCGCCGAGCTCCCGCTGCCCCCGCGCAGCGGGATCAAGGTGCGGCCGCAGGACGGGCGTACCGGCGTGGCCGGACTGCGGAGCGACAGCGTCGACCTGGTCCTGGTCGACGCCTTCGCTGGCGGCAGGGTGCCCGGCGACCTGGCCACCGCGGAGTTCTTCGCCGACGCCGGTCGGGTCCTGGCGCCGGGTGGGTTGCTGCTGCTCAACCTGGCCGACCGGGCCCCCTTCACCTGGACCCGTCGGGTGCTGGCCGGGGTCCTCACCACCTTCGTCACCGCCTCGGTCCACCTGGAGGCGGCGACGAGGCGGGGGCGCCGGGCGGGGAACGTCCTGGTGGTCGCGGGGGAGGACGCAGCCACGGTGGACCGGGTGACGGCACACCTCCGGACGAGGCCCAGCGACTTCGAGGTGGTGGCAGGGGCGCAGGTGGGCGCCACCTTCGGCGGGGGCCGGGCCTTCACCGACGCCGACACCGAGCCCTCACCGCGGCCCGGCGAGGCGTGA